GCGCAGCCCGGAGGCGGCAGGTCTCAAAAGATCGACTTTGATTTTGCCGGCGCTTCGGTTTCTCCGGAATACTTTCCGGTGAAAATCTTTAAAGAAGCCCTGAACCGGGTGCTGGACCGGGAAGGAGGGTATGCTTTCGTCTACAGCGAAAGCCCGGGATACCTCCCCTTTAGGCAGTCCCTGGGGGAATACCTCGCCCGGGAGTACGGTATAGAAGCTCCGGTGGACTCCATCCACGTGGTTTCGGGAGCCCAGCAGGGCATCGACATTATATCGAAGGCCTTTCTTGACTTCGGCGACGTGGTGTACGTGGAAAGCCCCACCTACCCGGGGGCTATCGACGCTTTTAAGTCCAGAGGGGCCAGAATAGTGGAGGTTCCCATGGCACAAGACGGTATCGACCTGGAGGACTTACACGCAAAACTCCGCTCGAAACCGCCGAAACTGTTTTATACTATGCCCAACTTTCAAAACCCCACCGGACGTTCCTATTCAGAACAAAAAAAGAAAGAGCTCCTGGCTCTTTCTCACAAATACGATTTCCTCATAGTAGAAGATGACCACATGAACGACCTTTATTACGTGGAAAAACCCGTACCTTTAAAGACCCTGGACGGGGACGGCCGTGTTTTTTATATCAAGAGTTTTTCGAAACACTTTATGCCCGGTCTCAGGCTGGGGTTTATCGTGGCGCCCGCCCGTTTCTCGAAAAAGATAGCTGAAGTCAAGTACTTTTCGGACATCACTTCTTCAGGCCTGACCCAGAGGGCACTGGACGTTATGCTTCGGGACGGCACTTTTTGCGAACACATGAAAAAGCTAAGAGGCCTTTTCCGGGAAAAGTGGGACCTCATGAGGCAAGCCCTGAAAAAACACATGCACCCCGGGATATCCTGGACCGAGCCGCAGGGAGGGCTGTTTTTCTGGGCTACACTTCCCGACGGATACTATTCGATGAACCTCTACAGTAAGGCTCTCAGAAGAGGGCTCATCATAACGGCCGGGGACTTTTTTTACCCCGACCGTCTGCCATCGCCCTGCTTCAGACTCAGCATAGCTCAAGTGCCGGCGGACAAATTAGAAGAAGGCATAAAACTGCTTTCCGGGATCGTCAGCGAGATGCTAGAAGAATTCGGCGTGTACTCCGTCAGGAAT
The DNA window shown above is from Thermosediminibacter oceani DSM 16646 and carries:
- a CDS encoding PLP-dependent aminotransferase family protein gives rise to the protein MDKYVSIQLDRSSSKPLYAQVYEDMVHLIKEGKLAPGEKLPPIRKLASMLGVNTVTIINAYRLLEREGYAVSRVGSGTYVRPAGSAVDEEGIKVEGDGTGKTPDPGEDSAFAAGTAQPGGGRSQKIDFDFAGASVSPEYFPVKIFKEALNRVLDREGGYAFVYSESPGYLPFRQSLGEYLAREYGIEAPVDSIHVVSGAQQGIDIISKAFLDFGDVVYVESPTYPGAIDAFKSRGARIVEVPMAQDGIDLEDLHAKLRSKPPKLFYTMPNFQNPTGRSYSEQKKKELLALSHKYDFLIVEDDHMNDLYYVEKPVPLKTLDGDGRVFYIKSFSKHFMPGLRLGFIVAPARFSKKIAEVKYFSDITSSGLTQRALDVMLRDGTFCEHMKKLRGLFREKWDLMRQALKKHMHPGISWTEPQGGLFFWATLPDGYYSMNLYSKALRRGLIITAGDFFYPDRLPSPCFRLSIAQVPADKLEEGIKLLSGIVSEMLEEFGVYSVRNNRYQPLL